From a single Bryobacter aggregatus MPL3 genomic region:
- a CDS encoding VIT and vWA domain-containing protein yields MKLWNILMAVSTAAAATSVLNDRASAGTLLRSLPDGRVLECPLKHTEVRVEISGPVATVVVRQDFINESPETIEAIYNFPLPVLAAVNAYEMHVNERVVKGKIARREDAEKAFAEARRLGQTAALLHQQRPNVFQQSLTNITPGAKVSVEIRYVELVPYEAGSYRFVFPMVVGPRYFPKSMAGQEATVNPPVAPKGMRPGHDIRLNVRLGMATPLGKVTSESHAITQKRKNEWWEEISLAQANEIPNRDFLLSYQIASKQIAPSLLTHREGKDGYFSLVLDPPAALRADLAITPKELVFVIDTSGSMHGFPLEKAKEAMLQAINGLNPRDTFNLITFSGDTEILWPAPMPATPQNIATAKRFLQFKQSGGGTEMMKAISAALDGTDSQEHIRVVCFMTDGYVGNDDEIIAEIRKHTNARVFSFGIGSSVNRYLLDKMAEAGRGEVEYVSLNSDGSAAAQRFQQRVRNPLLTDIEIDWNGLPVKDVVPLRIPDLFSAKPLIISGCYDTPGSGKIRIRGRMAGQPFVREIDVNLPATMKENTAVPSIWARRKIDALSLDEQRNQRWITELGLSYQLMTRFTSFYAVEEKVVNQGGALRRIEVPVELPEGVNPNALSDQALERMRGNVYSLSSVQLTAQPMAVPLPKQERQRRDQTMTIAVMVRIQVLLKDSTPATLKKLKDLGFTADPAAAGARFLTGSIDASKLPELRKLTEVLRVQELQ; encoded by the coding sequence ATGAAACTCTGGAATATTTTGATGGCCGTCAGTACGGCGGCCGCGGCCACTTCGGTGCTAAACGATAGGGCTTCTGCGGGAACCTTGCTCAGGAGTCTCCCGGACGGAAGGGTATTGGAATGTCCGCTCAAGCACACTGAGGTCCGGGTGGAGATCAGCGGACCGGTGGCTACGGTCGTCGTCCGTCAGGACTTCATTAATGAGTCGCCGGAAACAATCGAAGCCATTTACAACTTCCCCCTGCCTGTGTTGGCGGCGGTGAATGCTTATGAGATGCACGTCAACGAACGTGTGGTGAAAGGGAAGATCGCCCGCCGCGAGGATGCGGAGAAAGCCTTTGCCGAAGCGCGCCGTCTCGGACAAACAGCGGCTTTGCTCCACCAACAACGGCCAAATGTCTTCCAACAGTCGCTGACCAATATCACTCCGGGTGCCAAAGTCAGCGTGGAGATCCGTTATGTAGAACTGGTTCCCTACGAGGCCGGCAGTTACCGTTTTGTCTTCCCGATGGTGGTTGGCCCTCGTTACTTTCCGAAGTCGATGGCTGGACAAGAGGCCACGGTCAATCCGCCTGTTGCCCCAAAGGGAATGAGGCCGGGTCATGACATTCGCTTGAATGTGCGGCTTGGAATGGCAACTCCGCTCGGCAAAGTGACAAGTGAGAGTCACGCCATCACACAGAAGCGGAAGAACGAATGGTGGGAAGAAATCTCGCTGGCGCAGGCGAATGAGATTCCGAATCGCGATTTCCTGCTCAGCTATCAGATTGCCTCAAAACAGATTGCGCCTTCTCTGCTCACCCATCGCGAAGGGAAGGATGGCTACTTTAGCCTGGTTCTCGATCCACCGGCCGCTCTTCGTGCGGATCTCGCCATCACACCGAAAGAACTGGTCTTTGTCATCGACACCTCTGGTTCCATGCACGGTTTCCCGCTCGAGAAGGCGAAGGAGGCGATGCTCCAGGCGATCAACGGCTTGAACCCCAGGGATACCTTCAACCTCATCACCTTCTCTGGTGACACCGAGATCCTCTGGCCCGCTCCGATGCCTGCCACGCCGCAGAACATCGCGACCGCCAAGCGCTTCCTGCAGTTCAAACAAAGCGGTGGTGGCACCGAGATGATGAAGGCGATTAGCGCCGCCCTGGATGGTACGGATTCGCAGGAGCACATCCGGGTCGTCTGCTTCATGACGGATGGATATGTGGGCAATGACGACGAGATCATTGCCGAAATTCGCAAGCACACCAATGCCCGCGTCTTCAGCTTCGGAATCGGCAGCAGCGTCAACCGCTACTTGCTGGACAAGATGGCCGAAGCTGGGCGAGGAGAAGTGGAATACGTTTCGCTCAATAGCGATGGCAGCGCGGCCGCCCAACGCTTCCAGCAACGAGTACGGAATCCGTTGCTGACCGATATCGAGATCGATTGGAACGGCCTTCCTGTCAAGGATGTGGTGCCCTTGCGTATTCCAGATCTCTTCAGCGCCAAGCCGCTCATCATCAGTGGCTGCTACGATACTCCGGGGAGTGGCAAGATCCGGATCCGAGGCAGAATGGCCGGGCAACCCTTTGTTCGCGAGATTGACGTGAATCTGCCGGCCACCATGAAAGAGAACACCGCCGTGCCCTCCATCTGGGCGAGGCGTAAGATCGATGCCCTGAGTCTGGACGAGCAGAGAAACCAACGCTGGATCACCGAACTCGGGCTGAGCTACCAGTTGATGACCCGCTTTACTAGCTTCTACGCAGTGGAAGAGAAGGTGGTGAATCAAGGGGGTGCGCTGCGCCGCATCGAAGTGCCGGTAGAGCTTCCGGAGGGTGTGAATCCAAACGCGCTGAGCGATCAGGCTCTTGAACGGATGCGCGGGAACGTCTACTCGCTCTCTTCTGTACAACTGACCGCGCAACCTATGGCAGTCCCGCTCCCGAAACAGGAGAGGCAGCGGAGAGACCAGACGATGACCATTGCGGTCATGGTCCGGATTCAGGTGTTGTTGAAGGACTCGACGCCGGCAACATTGAAAAAGCTGAAGGATCTAGGCTTTACCGCAGATCCGGCGGCTGCTGGCGCACGCTTCCTTACGGGTTCCATTGATGCCTCAAAACTGCCCGAGCTGCGCAAACTGACTGAGGTGTTGCGCGTGCAGGAGCTCCAGTGA
- a CDS encoding ATP-binding protein, whose product MPVENCPKCSGTGWVVRIADGLEVVDRCNCDELTRVDRYTAKSGIPPLYANASTENFLLPKDNPIAQRGLASVMLTVRTFAREYPVVDKPGLMFIGETGVGKTHLAVAALNGLIQRGFEGIFFDYQTLLDRIRSGYDRSSGSMDKEAYRLALDCEILLLDDLGAHRVTDWVEDTVASIITHRCNFRKPVIVTTNLPAPGNVSNSAKDSLADRIGTRAWSRLNEMCKIVQMPAVEDYRVRSRR is encoded by the coding sequence ATGCCAGTTGAGAATTGCCCAAAGTGTAGCGGCACCGGCTGGGTTGTCCGTATTGCCGATGGCCTGGAAGTAGTCGATCGTTGCAATTGCGACGAACTCACCCGTGTCGATCGTTATACCGCCAAGAGCGGCATTCCTCCTCTTTACGCGAATGCCTCCACCGAAAACTTCCTCCTCCCCAAGGACAATCCCATTGCCCAACGTGGGCTGGCCAGTGTGATGTTGACCGTGCGTACCTTTGCCCGCGAATATCCGGTGGTCGACAAGCCGGGCCTGATGTTCATTGGGGAAACGGGAGTGGGTAAAACGCACCTCGCCGTCGCAGCGCTGAATGGTCTCATCCAGCGAGGTTTTGAAGGGATCTTCTTCGATTACCAGACCCTGCTCGATCGCATCCGCAGTGGCTACGACCGTTCCAGCGGCTCGATGGACAAAGAGGCCTACCGGCTAGCTCTCGATTGCGAGATCCTGCTGCTCGACGACCTCGGTGCGCACCGCGTCACGGACTGGGTAGAAGATACGGTCGCCTCGATCATCACGCACCGTTGCAACTTCCGCAAGCCGGTGATTGTCACAACGAATTTGCCCGCGCCGGGCAATGTGAGCAACTCAGCAAAAGATTCGCTGGCCGATCGCATTGGGACGCGGGCCTGGAGCCGGCTCAATGAGATGTGTAAGATCGTGCAGATGCCGGCTGTTGAGGACTACCGGGTCCGTTCGAGACGTTAA
- a CDS encoding DinB family protein, producing MTHEFLATYRSVFLNTLKEELKNTRKVIAAIPNDHLDYRPDPKSKTALELAWHIVTADLWFLESIIEQKFTSGATPPLPAGVATGKEIAAWHEEAMTNALPKLEAMSGEQLAVPVDFMGMFTLPAALYLQFMNNHTIHHRGQLATYLRPMGGKCPSIYGPSADENPFA from the coding sequence ATGACCCATGAATTTCTCGCCACCTACCGTAGCGTCTTCCTCAACACCTTAAAAGAGGAGCTCAAAAACACCCGCAAAGTGATTGCCGCGATCCCCAATGACCATCTGGACTACCGGCCGGATCCGAAGTCGAAGACAGCTCTTGAACTCGCCTGGCATATCGTCACCGCAGATTTGTGGTTTCTCGAGTCCATCATTGAGCAGAAGTTCACGTCTGGCGCCACGCCGCCCCTACCCGCCGGAGTGGCAACGGGAAAAGAGATTGCCGCCTGGCACGAAGAGGCTATGACCAACGCCCTTCCCAAATTGGAGGCCATGAGTGGCGAACAATTGGCGGTACCGGTGGACTTTATGGGGATGTTTACCCTGCCTGCAGCCTTATACCTGCAGTTCATGAATAATCACACTATCCATCATCGCGGGCAGTTGGCTACCTATTTACGGCCGATGGGCGGGAAATGTCCTTCGATTTATGGACCGAGCGCGGACGAGAATCCGTTTGCTTAA
- a CDS encoding biotin/lipoyl-containing protein codes for MSAVKLEPGVWSLIEENRQMEARVERAGDEFVVSHRGRQLRIRIEDPREWSGSDAAKSGTGVAKLVSPMPGKIVRVLVAVGDLVSRGQGLVVVEAMKMQNELKSPIDGVVRQVQAEAGATVTANQTLVVVHADAS; via the coding sequence ATGAGCGCTGTCAAACTGGAACCAGGCGTGTGGAGCCTCATCGAAGAGAATCGCCAAATGGAAGCTCGTGTCGAGCGGGCCGGAGATGAATTTGTCGTCTCCCATCGGGGCAGGCAACTGCGCATTCGCATTGAAGATCCCCGCGAGTGGAGCGGCTCCGATGCCGCAAAATCAGGAACTGGAGTGGCCAAACTGGTTTCCCCGATGCCCGGCAAGATTGTGCGCGTTCTGGTTGCCGTTGGCGACCTTGTGTCTCGCGGGCAAGGATTGGTTGTAGTGGAAGCAATGAAAATGCAGAATGAACTGAAAAGCCCGATCGACGGCGTCGTACGGCAAGTGCAGGCCGAAGCGGGCGCCACGGTAACCGCGAATCAGACGCTCGTCGTGGTGCATGCCGATGCCAGTTGA
- the accC gene encoding acetyl-CoA carboxylase biotin carboxylase subunit, which translates to MFRKVLVANRGEIAVRVMRALREMGIGSVAVYSDVDRNALHVRMADEAVGIGGAASSESYLVVDKILAAAQQTGAEAIHPGYGFLSENAAFAARCEQSGIVFIGPSSTAIEKMGSKTSARSLAKQAGTPIPPGTEESLSSADEAKIIAREIGYPVILKAAAGGGGKGMRRVDREEDLEAALRDASSEAERSFRSSDVYIEKFIVRPRHIEIQVLGDQYGNMIHLGERECSIQRRHQKVIEEAPSPFLATRPDLRNAMGNAAVAAARAAGYYNAGTVEFLVDESGAFYFLEMNTRLQVEHPVTELITGIDLVKWQLRIAAGEALTLRQQDISLRGWAMECRVYAEDPDNGFLPSPGEITALSVASGPGIRLDSGVYQGWKVPLEYDPLLMKLAAWAETRAEVVARLERALEETHIGGIRTNTEFFLDLLGDEKFRNGALHTGFLDEWFPRRKRHEFSALEMQLLHQSATLAATERKTSAPSQPARSKWKEGLLR; encoded by the coding sequence GTGTTCCGTAAGGTATTGGTAGCAAATCGGGGCGAGATCGCGGTTCGAGTGATGCGGGCGCTCCGCGAAATGGGAATCGGCAGCGTTGCGGTCTACAGTGATGTGGACCGCAACGCTTTGCACGTTCGAATGGCAGATGAAGCGGTTGGAATCGGCGGTGCCGCTTCCAGCGAGAGCTATCTGGTGGTTGATAAAATCCTCGCCGCCGCCCAGCAGACCGGCGCGGAGGCGATCCACCCCGGTTACGGCTTCCTCAGCGAGAACGCCGCATTTGCTGCCCGCTGTGAGCAAAGCGGTATTGTTTTCATCGGACCGTCTTCGACTGCGATCGAGAAAATGGGCTCCAAGACCTCTGCTCGTTCCTTGGCCAAGCAAGCCGGTACTCCGATCCCCCCCGGCACCGAAGAATCCCTGTCCAGCGCGGATGAGGCCAAAATCATTGCCCGTGAAATCGGCTACCCGGTGATCTTGAAGGCTGCCGCCGGTGGCGGTGGCAAGGGCATGCGCCGTGTGGACCGGGAAGAAGATCTCGAAGCCGCCCTGCGCGATGCCTCGAGCGAGGCCGAACGATCCTTCCGCAGTTCTGACGTCTATATTGAGAAATTCATCGTCCGCCCGCGCCATATCGAGATCCAGGTGCTCGGCGACCAGTACGGCAATATGATCCACCTGGGCGAGCGGGAATGTTCCATCCAGCGCCGTCACCAGAAGGTAATCGAAGAGGCGCCCTCGCCGTTTCTCGCCACCCGGCCTGATCTCCGTAACGCCATGGGCAACGCGGCCGTTGCCGCGGCTCGCGCTGCGGGTTACTACAACGCCGGAACCGTAGAATTTCTGGTGGACGAATCGGGTGCCTTCTATTTCCTTGAGATGAACACCCGCTTGCAGGTGGAGCATCCCGTTACGGAACTGATTACCGGCATCGATCTGGTCAAATGGCAACTGCGCATCGCAGCCGGCGAAGCGCTCACCTTGCGCCAGCAAGACATTTCCCTGCGTGGTTGGGCGATGGAGTGCCGTGTCTATGCGGAAGATCCGGACAACGGATTCCTGCCCAGCCCGGGAGAGATCACTGCGCTTTCCGTCGCATCTGGTCCCGGCATCCGTCTCGATAGTGGTGTCTACCAGGGCTGGAAGGTCCCCCTCGAATACGATCCTCTGCTGATGAAGCTGGCTGCCTGGGCGGAAACTCGCGCCGAAGTGGTGGCCCGTCTCGAGCGCGCTCTCGAAGAGACCCACATCGGCGGCATCCGGACCAACACGGAGTTCTTTCTCGACCTGTTGGGGGACGAAAAGTTCCGGAACGGCGCCCTCCATACCGGGTTTCTCGACGAGTGGTTCCCACGTCGCAAACGCCATGAATTCAGTGCTTTAGAGATGCAGTTGCTGCATCAGTCGGCAACCCTTGCGGCCACGGAGCGAAAAACAAGCGCGCCGTCCCAGCCGGCAAGGTCAAAATGGAAAGAAGGATTGCTGCGATGA
- a CDS encoding CARDB domain-containing protein: MSEVADADRLKAQVQLPRIDENAKSRALENLSYQSSSSNDRTPKSAASLLAPNFQLEGFQALPDSIEPNLPGPSGAVSADHVVTAQNNGIRVQDRKGTILKTVSLETFFAAAGPYRLGLLSPRVSYDRNAKRFLLAALADPFETTAGIVLAVSKTSDPRGEWKMSKISAPYASTYFGQMQMAIAGKIVAISADLFLGPFYDSTQNYLFNVTNLYPEGSFPIYQKFEDYLSGNSPSADSNPDATRILFVNNTYNLQNGNYALAFKEASFAPGGGSFNVGTRSYADAGDFAKYVPGEILPQAGTDKKIDAGDSMIQSCVTRDTSVWCVNTMFVQFGTGIRSVVQYTKVNWPTTGAAITMSERVRVDDTSGASYYAFPSIAVNKNGELFIGYNRFHKDKFVGSYFATRKPSDTPGALYADGLIKEGEDSFERGFLMTGFGPYSSTQVDPADDTSFWTLQSYAASRTDGGSTTWGTWWAHYGLHNGACTVKLDQSSVEVPVAGGNFKIAVTPSYNDCGWMVAPNAGWLSQASPATTTGAATVEFKASANKRGQLRSGTIRIGDQLLTVRQAANPAPPAAEPTLSILRFTAPSTVRVGETILLNVQLTNKGTKAAPRLRIGFYLGTGTTVTKRDYNTGFICLLPNGIPIDATTTCTASLPVDNTFVPGTYQLAAIADDGEEVPMTDRSAATRLSDAGPLVIKAAATAPAVTSAAIVNGATAVSGPVAPGSILVLYGARLGPAALTTLTLTSQGRVSTLLGGTRVLFDDAAAPLIYTSAGQLSAIVPYSVAGKTTTQVSVELNGLRSDPVAMQVTAASPDFFTTDYSGKNQVAALNEDGSVNSAANPIAVGSVIVLYGTGAGTLSTTPVDGAVIGVPLPEFLAPLSLKIGGLDAELLYAGPAPGLVSGVFQINARVPVAIEPGDKIAISVKAGAIESPVGATIAVK; the protein is encoded by the coding sequence TTGTCGGAGGTAGCGGACGCGGATCGTCTCAAAGCTCAGGTGCAACTGCCGCGGATCGACGAAAATGCGAAGTCGCGAGCGCTCGAGAATCTGAGCTACCAGAGTTCCTCCTCGAATGATCGGACTCCGAAGTCTGCTGCTTCTCTTCTTGCTCCCAACTTCCAGCTCGAAGGTTTCCAGGCCCTTCCCGACAGCATCGAGCCGAACCTCCCCGGCCCTTCCGGTGCGGTGAGTGCAGATCATGTCGTGACTGCGCAGAACAACGGCATTCGTGTGCAGGATCGAAAAGGAACCATTCTGAAAACCGTGAGCCTGGAAACTTTCTTTGCCGCGGCTGGTCCCTATCGTTTGGGTTTGCTTTCTCCCAGAGTGTCCTACGATCGAAACGCGAAACGTTTTCTTCTGGCCGCACTGGCAGATCCATTTGAAACCACTGCTGGAATTGTACTGGCTGTCAGTAAGACCTCCGACCCGCGTGGTGAATGGAAAATGAGCAAGATCTCCGCGCCCTATGCGAGCACTTATTTCGGCCAGATGCAGATGGCGATTGCGGGAAAGATTGTCGCGATCAGTGCGGACCTTTTTCTAGGCCCTTTCTACGACAGCACTCAGAACTACCTCTTCAATGTGACGAATCTCTATCCGGAGGGCAGCTTTCCGATCTATCAGAAGTTTGAAGATTATCTTTCTGGAAACTCGCCGTCTGCCGATTCGAATCCCGACGCAACCCGTATTCTGTTTGTGAATAATACCTACAATCTGCAGAACGGCAATTACGCACTCGCTTTCAAGGAGGCTTCGTTTGCGCCGGGCGGCGGATCGTTCAATGTCGGAACTCGTAGCTACGCCGATGCTGGGGATTTCGCAAAGTACGTTCCTGGTGAGATTCTGCCGCAAGCAGGTACAGACAAGAAGATCGATGCTGGCGATTCGATGATCCAGAGTTGTGTCACCCGTGACACGAGCGTCTGGTGCGTCAATACGATGTTCGTTCAGTTCGGCACCGGAATCCGGTCTGTAGTGCAATACACGAAAGTCAATTGGCCCACGACCGGAGCCGCGATTACGATGTCCGAGCGCGTGCGTGTGGACGACACAAGTGGCGCTTCTTACTATGCCTTTCCTTCTATCGCCGTCAACAAGAACGGGGAACTCTTTATTGGCTACAACCGCTTTCACAAAGATAAATTCGTTGGTTCCTATTTCGCCACACGCAAGCCGTCTGACACTCCCGGCGCGCTCTACGCCGACGGCTTGATCAAAGAAGGCGAAGATAGCTTTGAACGTGGCTTTCTGATGACCGGCTTCGGCCCCTATTCCTCCACCCAGGTCGATCCGGCGGATGACACCTCCTTCTGGACTCTGCAAAGCTACGCGGCTTCCCGTACGGACGGAGGCAGCACCACCTGGGGCACCTGGTGGGCTCACTACGGCCTCCACAACGGCGCCTGCACCGTGAAGCTGGATCAGAGCAGTGTCGAGGTACCGGTAGCGGGCGGCAACTTTAAGATTGCAGTCACTCCGAGTTATAACGATTGCGGCTGGATGGTGGCTCCCAATGCCGGATGGCTGTCTCAAGCTTCCCCTGCCACAACAACCGGCGCCGCGACGGTCGAGTTCAAGGCCAGCGCAAACAAGCGGGGACAGCTTCGGAGCGGCACCATTCGCATTGGCGATCAACTCCTCACGGTGCGTCAGGCCGCAAACCCAGCGCCGCCCGCTGCGGAGCCCACTCTCTCCATTCTGCGTTTCACCGCTCCCTCTACAGTGCGTGTTGGCGAAACGATTCTGCTGAATGTACAACTGACCAACAAGGGCACCAAGGCCGCTCCCCGATTGCGGATCGGCTTCTATCTCGGCACTGGCACGACCGTCACGAAGCGGGATTACAATACCGGCTTCATTTGCTTGTTGCCAAATGGAATTCCCATCGATGCAACCACGACATGCACTGCATCTCTCCCGGTTGATAACACTTTTGTTCCTGGCACCTATCAGCTTGCGGCGATTGCGGACGATGGGGAAGAAGTGCCGATGACAGATCGCAGCGCGGCGACGCGGCTTTCGGATGCCGGGCCTCTTGTGATCAAAGCGGCAGCAACAGCGCCTGCGGTGACTTCCGCCGCCATCGTAAACGGTGCAACCGCCGTGTCCGGACCTGTCGCTCCCGGCTCCATCCTCGTGCTCTACGGGGCCAGGCTCGGCCCTGCTGCCCTCACCACCTTGACGCTCACCTCACAAGGGCGCGTCTCCACTCTGCTCGGAGGCACACGTGTTTTGTTCGACGATGCTGCTGCTCCGTTGATCTATACCTCTGCGGGACAGCTCAGCGCGATCGTACCTTACAGTGTTGCCGGAAAAACCACCACGCAGGTCTCAGTGGAACTCAACGGCCTGCGTAGCGATCCAGTGGCGATGCAGGTCACCGCGGCCTCCCCAGACTTCTTTACAACCGACTACAGTGGCAAGAATCAGGTCGCGGCGCTCAACGAGGATGGTAGTGTCAACTCGGCAGCCAATCCAATCGCCGTAGGCAGCGTCATCGTACTCTACGGAACTGGTGCCGGCACCTTGAGCACCACTCCCGTCGATGGCGCGGTGATCGGTGTCCCACTGCCAGAATTCCTCGCTCCACTCTCCCTAAAGATCGGCGGCCTGGACGCAGAACTGCTCTATGCCGGCCCTGCGCCAGGCCTGGTTAGCGGCGTTTTCCAGATCAACGCCCGGGTTCCTGTGGCAATTGAACCGGGAGACAAAATCGCCATCTCCGTGAAAGCGGGTGCGATCGAATCTCCGGTGGGGGCAACGATTGCGGTGAAATAG
- a CDS encoding DUF3857 domain-containing protein produces the protein MILRFLAALFLVSGAIDAQSWEPIPPEQLSLETPKIDPNADAEAIFWQARVRDDVQSQYVNHHVQNYKRIKIYTEQGAKRWGTVELPYYSELNMTLTGIAARTILPDGTITEVKPSSIFDTTMEKNGRSKIKAKSFAFPGVVKGSIIEFKYEEVYSERPFRYVELEFQLEIPAWDIVYFVRPIPASLTAYRMRAYPFNCSPSPWEPVKGVGPQLEGFVSSRLKSVPAFIPEPLSPASNDIRQWMLLYYTEASQDKPDKFWKNSGKMLSENFKRDLRNSGEIKAMAAELTAGKSSVTAKAEALAIFCQTKIGNVSYSADGMTSEIRDHYFKKLYKPEYNANDTLKNKLGTGRDILKLFYSLAQSAGLNPILVRASDASRTSFRPDFLDDFLLRRHLVGFRDGEGISYFDPSNPYLPAGMLHWTDQGQAAVLVEPKEAKLVILPTTPPAQSSVTRTAKLKLDATGAISGTMQYDYSGLTAMKEKLEFEDQSAGSREEAKKRELEKQFPAAVIENVKILNAATPNAPLSLSFSIKMEGYGQRTGKRLFFQPTIFEYGAKPLFSSAKRQYPIAFEHPYSETDSITIEMPEDYQLENASVPGTTKLGQIGEITLTAGVNREQAVLTLNRQLIWGNAGSIFFEPKHYPALKQAWDRIHEINTMTLTLRAK, from the coding sequence ATGATTCTTCGCTTTCTAGCTGCCCTATTCTTAGTTTCTGGCGCGATTGACGCCCAAAGTTGGGAACCAATTCCTCCAGAACAATTGAGCCTGGAAACTCCCAAAATTGATCCGAATGCCGATGCAGAAGCAATTTTTTGGCAGGCGCGCGTGCGCGACGATGTACAGAGCCAATATGTAAATCATCACGTCCAAAACTACAAAAGGATCAAGATTTATACAGAGCAGGGGGCAAAGCGTTGGGGCACGGTTGAACTTCCCTACTATTCCGAGCTCAACATGACGTTAACGGGGATTGCAGCACGTACAATCCTGCCGGACGGCACGATTACCGAGGTGAAACCGAGTTCGATTTTCGATACGACGATGGAAAAGAACGGGCGCTCGAAGATCAAGGCAAAGAGCTTTGCTTTCCCGGGTGTCGTGAAAGGTTCCATCATCGAATTCAAATACGAGGAGGTGTATTCAGAGCGGCCGTTTCGATATGTGGAGTTAGAGTTTCAGTTAGAAATTCCCGCCTGGGACATTGTCTATTTCGTGAGACCGATTCCGGCATCGCTAACCGCTTACAGAATGCGTGCCTACCCGTTCAATTGCTCGCCAAGTCCGTGGGAACCAGTCAAGGGTGTTGGGCCGCAGTTGGAGGGCTTTGTATCGTCGAGATTGAAATCTGTACCCGCCTTTATCCCGGAACCCCTCTCTCCGGCCTCCAACGATATTCGGCAGTGGATGTTGTTGTACTACACCGAAGCAAGCCAGGATAAGCCAGACAAGTTCTGGAAAAACTCCGGGAAGATGCTGTCAGAGAACTTTAAAAGGGACCTGCGAAACTCGGGCGAAATCAAGGCCATGGCGGCAGAGTTGACGGCTGGAAAAAGTTCCGTGACGGCGAAGGCGGAGGCCTTGGCGATTTTCTGCCAAACAAAGATTGGCAACGTGTCCTATAGTGCCGATGGGATGACCAGCGAAATTCGGGATCACTACTTCAAGAAGCTGTATAAGCCGGAGTACAACGCCAACGACACGTTGAAGAATAAGCTTGGCACAGGCCGTGACATTTTGAAGCTCTTCTATTCGCTGGCGCAATCTGCCGGGCTCAACCCGATTCTGGTGCGTGCGAGCGATGCGAGCCGGACCTCGTTCCGGCCGGACTTTCTCGATGACTTCCTGCTACGCCGCCATTTGGTGGGCTTCCGGGATGGAGAAGGCATCAGCTACTTTGACCCGAGCAATCCCTATCTGCCTGCCGGCATGTTGCATTGGACAGACCAGGGACAGGCCGCCGTTCTGGTGGAACCCAAGGAAGCCAAGTTGGTTATTCTTCCGACCACACCGCCGGCGCAATCGAGTGTAACGCGGACTGCGAAGCTGAAGCTCGATGCGACGGGCGCGATCAGCGGCACGATGCAGTATGACTATTCGGGGCTGACCGCGATGAAGGAGAAGTTGGAGTTTGAAGACCAATCGGCTGGGTCTCGCGAGGAAGCGAAGAAGCGGGAGCTCGAAAAGCAGTTTCCCGCAGCAGTGATTGAGAACGTCAAGATTCTGAATGCGGCCACGCCCAATGCCCCCCTGTCCTTAAGTTTCAGCATCAAGATGGAAGGCTATGGGCAGCGCACCGGGAAGCGGCTCTTCTTCCAGCCGACAATTTTCGAGTATGGAGCAAAACCGCTGTTTTCTTCCGCCAAACGTCAATATCCGATTGCCTTCGAGCATCCTTACTCGGAAACGGATTCGATCACCATCGAGATGCCTGAAGACTATCAGCTTGAGAATGCGAGCGTTCCGGGCACGACCAAGCTTGGTCAGATTGGGGAGATTACATTGACCGCTGGGGTGAATCGGGAGCAGGCGGTTCTGACCCTGAATCGCCAACTGATCTGGGGCAACGCAGGCTCGATTTTCTTTGAGCCAAAGCACTATCCGGCGCTGAAACAAGCCTGGGATCGCATCCACGAGATCAATACGATGACGCTGACGTTGAGGGCAAAATAG